A genome region from Psychrobacter jeotgali includes the following:
- a CDS encoding DUF305 domain-containing protein: protein MNNHMDNKQKQMNPYVKFTIMILTSTVVMFIMMYFNTYQWDHVYFSETRAYMALYMGAMMAIIMLAFMTNMYKKTKVNLMVYGISVVLFAFGLWGVRSQQTVDQVDWMQAMIPHHSIAILTSSRADIEDPRVRQLADDIIEAQKREIGEMQALIDELE from the coding sequence ATGAATAACCATATGGATAATAAACAGAAGCAAATGAACCCTTATGTAAAGTTCACAATCATGATTTTAACATCGACAGTCGTGATGTTTATCATGATGTATTTTAATACTTATCAATGGGATCACGTTTATTTTAGCGAAACCAGAGCTTATATGGCGTTATATATGGGCGCTATGATGGCTATTATTATGCTCGCCTTTATGACCAATATGTATAAAAAGACTAAGGTCAATCTAATGGTTTATGGGATTAGTGTCGTGCTATTTGCCTTTGGTTTATGGGGCGTTAGATCACAACAAACGGTCGATCAAGTGGATTGGATGCAGGCGATGATACCGCATCACTCGATTGCTATTTTGACCAGTTCGCGTGCTGATATCGAAGATCCACGTGTACGTCAGCTTGCTGATGACATTATCGAAGCACAAAAGCGTGAAATCGGTGAGATGCAAGCACTTATTGATGAGTTGGAATAA